Genomic segment of Candidatus Caldatribacterium sp.:
CCATTTTCGTGGGGCTTCCAGTATGCCAGGCCCTTTTTGGGGAGGAAGCTACTCCTTTCGTCCTTCTCTACTACATGGTGAACACAACGCTTTTCTGGACCCTGGGGGCACTGGGCATTGCCCTCTCGGGAAACCCTGGGGAGAAACTCTCCCTCCCTAAGGCAGCGCTCCGGTGTGTTCTGAACCCTCCTTTCGTTGCGTTCTTTCTGGGATTGATGCTCGTCCTTCTCCGCTACTCCCTACCCCAACTCCTCCTTGAGCCGGCAAAGATGGTGGGAAATCTCACCACACCCCTGTCTCTCCTCTGCGTTGGAACAACCATCAGCGCAAAGCACGTAAGGTTCACCCGTGACCTTGGCCTTGTCCTCCTTGGAAGGTTCTTTGTTTCTCCCCTCCTTGTCCTCTGTGTCGCCCAATTCTTTCCTCTCTCTGTATTCACAAGAAACGTCTTCTTCGTCATGGCAGCCATGCCGGTTATGATGCAATCATCACTCCTTGCTCGCCTTTACGGAGCAGACTACGAGTACGCCACAGGTCTCATCGCCACCACAACAGCGCTGAGCGCTCTCGTTATCCCCCTCCTCAAGGTATGGGTGGTGCAGCTCACACCATGAAAACTCTGGAACTCTTTCTCCTTGCCTTTGGACTCGGACTCGATGCCTTCTCAGTAGCGGTGGCCTTTGGCATGTGCCAGAGGGTGTGCCCCTTAGGGGCTAAACTTCGACTTTCGGTTTCTTTTGGGACCTTTCAGTTCCTCATGCCTCTTCTCGGCTTTTTTGCAGGAAGAGAAATAGCCCAATTCATCGCATCTTTCGACCACTTCGTGGTTCTGGGGATTCTCCTTTTTGTTGGAGTACGAATGATTCTTGAGGGACTTTCTCGCGACGATTCGAAAACCTTTCCAGACCTTAGCCGAGGGCTTTTGCTCCTTTTTGCCTCCGTTGCCACAAGCCTTGACGCCCTGGCAGTAGGGTTTTCCTTTGCCCTTCTCAGGGACACGGTTCTCTTTGAAGCCTTGACCATCGGGATTTTCGCCTTCACAATGACCTATTTTGGAGTCTCCTTTGGACACCGGATGCGTGCAAAAACTCTTTTTGCGAAACCGGAAATCTTTGGGGGAATAGTCCTCATCCTCATTGGGTTTAAAACGTTTCTCGAGCACCTATAGAGAGAAGGCGAGACCTTGCGAAAACAGTGCGTCTTTGGGCCGATTTTTTCCCGGAGGTTAGGGAGCTCCCTTGGAGTAAATCTCCTCCCTTACAAGACCTGTAATCTCGATTGCGTGTACTGCGAATGTGGAAAAACGCGCAACCTCGTCATCGAACGGAAGGAGTATCTACCCACAGAGCTTGTGGTGGAAACCCTGAAAGAAGCGGCGTGGCGCCTGGAGAAATCCCCACCTTTCTGCGTGACCTTTGCCGGATGGGGCGAACCCACCCTCCATGTGCATCTTGGAGCCATCGCAGAGGCCACGCGCAGGATTTTCCCGGGGAAGCAACTCGTCCTCATCACCAACGGTACCCTTTTTGCCCGTTACCGGAGCCTCCTTGCAGAGGTTCAGGCCTTCGACCTCATCATACCTTCTCTTGATGCCGGAACAGAGCCAACCTTCAAGAACATCAACCGCCCTCATCCCACCTTATCTTTTGAAGAGCACCTCGAAAGCCTTCATCTTTTGCGGAGGCATTTCCCAAAGGATATCTGGCTCGAAGTCTTTATCGTCCCAGGACTAAACGATACCGAGGAGGAGCTTAAAGCCTTAAAAGAGCACATCCGAGCCCTTTCCCCAGAGAAAGTCCATCTCAACAGCCTCGACCGACACCCCACCTGCGACTGG
This window contains:
- a CDS encoding manganese efflux pump, whose translation is MKTLELFLLAFGLGLDAFSVAVAFGMCQRVCPLGAKLRLSVSFGTFQFLMPLLGFFAGREIAQFIASFDHFVVLGILLFVGVRMILEGLSRDDSKTFPDLSRGLLLLFASVATSLDALAVGFSFALLRDTVLFEALTIGIFAFTMTYFGVSFGHRMRAKTLFAKPEIFGGIVLILIGFKTFLEHL
- a CDS encoding radical SAM protein is translated as MRKQCVFGPIFSRRLGSSLGVNLLPYKTCNLDCVYCECGKTRNLVIERKEYLPTELVVETLKEAAWRLEKSPPFCVTFAGWGEPTLHVHLGAIAEATRRIFPGKQLVLITNGTLFARYRSLLAEVQAFDLIIPSLDAGTEPTFKNINRPHPTLSFEEHLESLHLLRRHFPKDIWLEVFIVPGLNDTEEELKALKEHIRALSPEKVHLNSLDRHPTCDWVERLSPQKLGEIAHFLGGEVIPPLRKTRDPALFSKQQYGPRGSHSSPQ
- a CDS encoding AEC family transporter, with the protein product MQEFFQAVRGVALILILLGFGYLLATLKWVTKENSEFLTRFVVAITLPPYMVVNLTTNFTRESLLELGRGLPVPVVSMLLAYLLGLGLANLFHIPLRRKGIFVVAFSLSNTIFVGLPVCQALFGEEATPFVLLYYMVNTTLFWTLGALGIALSGNPGEKLSLPKAALRCVLNPPFVAFFLGLMLVLLRYSLPQLLLEPAKMVGNLTTPLSLLCVGTTISAKHVRFTRDLGLVLLGRFFVSPLLVLCVAQFFPLSVFTRNVFFVMAAMPVMMQSSLLARLYGADYEYATGLIATTTALSALVIPLLKVWVVQLTP